AGGCTTTGGTTGAGTTATAAAGAGAATAAGTTTTGAAAATGGCGTGAAGCCCGTCCTGGCCAAGTAGGCCTAAGCAGAAGGGCGCTGAAGCCGTAGAGTGGAGTCTTGTGGGACTCTGCCTGCGGCTTTTTTATTTGGTGAAAGGAGGTGAAGCATAGCGGATTGATGACCGAGTGACGCAGTCAATGACAAGGAGCATGAGCCAAAATTTATCAATCAGAAAAAGGAGAAAGTTGCCATGGCAAGAAATCCAAGCACAACAACCCGTGGGGGTTCTTTTGATCAGTTAACCATCGAAGCCGTTTGGAGAAAGGCAAGAGCTGTTGCGGGTTATGATTCAAACCAGTGGAGAGTTGATCAATGCGGGGTCTGGATCAACAGAGCAGCTTACGGGACAGTCTCTCAGTATGGGTGGGAAATTGATCACGCTTTTCCAGTTTCTAGGGGAGGAACAGACGATCTTGCAAATCTGCAACCGCTTCACTGGCAGAATAATCGTGGCAAGGGTGACGATTATCCAAGGTGGACTTGCACGATCTCGTCTAAGGTTTGAGAGCGCTTTTCCGTTGACGATTGTACTGATGGAGGTGCTGGGATGTTTGGAAGTAGAAGGAGCCGATATGTGCCTGGGTCAAAAGTGAGAGTGTGGGATGGGGTGTTTCATTATGGGATCATTGACTGGCCGATGCAGGACGGCACGGAAATGGTCTTGCACAGTCGAAAAGGATGCGGGGTCGAGAGGACAATTCTCAATGGGTTCGCCCAAGGCAAGCCGATCGAAGTTGGTAGCGTCCCACAGTCGTTAGATGAGCAGGCTTCTATTTTGCGCAGGGCTCGGAGGGTCATTGGCAAGCCCTACAGTCTGATTGACGCAAACTGTGAACATTTTGCCAATTGGGCAATAAGCGGGCAGGCTTTCAGTTGGCAAATTGCTGTTGGGGTTTTAGTCTGCTTGGTTTGCGCCGTAGCATATGTAAGGTCAGATAGTTGAGGGCAATGATTCGGATCTATTTGGATCTTGGAGTAAGTAGTAATGTGGTACGGCTAGGCTTGCCGCGACTGCGGCAAGCCTAATTCACTACGCGTGCAACCGAGGTCCATCCTCTAGCCTTCCCCAAGGGGTGGCTGGGATAATCTCGACTGCGCGCATCGAGCGACCACCGTTTTATCGTGGGGGCTTTGCGAGCAAGGAGATCGCCCAGCCGCCCCGCTCAAATTTGCTCTACGTCGGCGATGATCGTATGCAGCCCGCTCGCGCCGGCCGGTTGAGGGCGGACGATCTCTTCGATCTGCAACTGGCCCTTGCTGTCGGTGGCGCGGACGGCCACCTGGAATTTGCCTGCCTTGGGCGGCCGCCAGGCATAGTTCCAGATGACCCAGGAGTAGGGGGACATGGGCTTTTCCAGTTCGGCGCTATTCCAGGTCTTGCCCGCGTCGAAGCTGATCTCCACCTTGGCGATGCTATTGGGCCCGCCGAAAGCGATGCCGCGGAACTTCTGCTCCGGGCCCCGCAGCGCCTGGTAGTGGCCGGGGCTGTCCACGCGGGAGAAGATCTTGATCGTGCCGTCGTCCGTCCAGCCCTTTTGCTGCCAGTAGCCCTTGTAGTCGCCGGGGTAGACCTCGATCTCCGTGATCCACTTCACGTTCTTGATCCCGTAAAGGCCCGGCACGATGAGCCGGAGCGGGAACCCATGGGCCTTGGGGAGTTTCTCGCCGTTCATGAGATAGGCGAGCATCACGTCGTCCTGCATGGCGCGGGTGAAGGGGATGCTGTCGTGGTACCCGTCGATGGCGCGGAAGACCACGTCGCGCGCCAGGTCCTCGTCGGCGCCCGCATCCTGCAACAACTTCTTGAGCGAGATGCCGCGCCACTGGGCGTTGCCGAGGCTGTCGCCGCCGGGGAGGGTGTCGATGCACATGAGCGTGCTGACCTGGTCGAAAGAATCGCGGTTTAGAATGTCGCGCCAGCCCAGCTTCATCGGCTTTTTGACCGAGCCGGTGACGTGCACCTGCCACTGCTCGATGTTGACCTCGCGCGAGACGCTGACGGCTGAGTCCGCGTAGTTCACGATGTAGAACTTGTCGTTGGGCGTGAAGTAGAGGGTGTCGCGCGGCGGCATGGCGAACATGCGTCCGAACATGCTGCCCATGGCATCGCAGCCGGTGAGGCCAGCCAGAGCGCCGAGGCCGGCGGCTTTCAGTATG
This Nitrospirota bacterium DNA region includes the following protein-coding sequences:
- a CDS encoding HNH endonuclease is translated as MARNPSTTTRGGSFDQLTIEAVWRKARAVAGYDSNQWRVDQCGVWINRAAYGTVSQYGWEIDHAFPVSRGGTDDLANLQPLHWQNNRGKGDDYPRWTCTISSKV
- a CDS encoding oxidoreductase, with product MSFSRRTILKAAGLGALAGLTGCDAMGSMFGRMFAMPPRDTLYFTPNDKFYIVNYADSAVSVSREVNIEQWQVHVTGSVKKPMKLGWRDILNRDSFDQVSTLMCIDTLPGGDSLGNAQWRGISLKKLLQDAGADEDLARDVVFRAIDGYHDSIPFTRAMQDDVMLAYLMNGEKLPKAHGFPLRLIVPGLYGIKNVKWITEIEVYPGDYKGYWQQKGWTDDGTIKIFSRVDSPGHYQALRGPEQKFRGIAFGGPNSIAKVEISFDAGKTWNSAELEKPMSPYSWVIWNYAWRPPKAGKFQVAVRATDSKGQLQIEEIVRPQPAGASGLHTIIADVEQI